In a genomic window of Croceibacterium sp. TMG7-5b_MA50:
- a CDS encoding HAD family hydrolase, with the protein MARPLVISDCDEVLLHMVRHFRDWLDVEHGVSFSMEGAPFAESMRRGEALLEAEEMWRLLHGFFDTEMPRQTAIDGAVEAMVELQRHADVVILTNLQDRYGDARLKQLRAFGLDVPVYTNQGPKGVRIRQIAEAHGAARAIFIDDLAQHHASAAEHMPDITRLHFCGEPAIAPHVPCALVAGHAHARIDNWAEAVPWLIDQLHTKEPR; encoded by the coding sequence ATGGCCCGCCCGCTCGTCATCTCCGACTGCGACGAGGTCCTGCTGCATATGGTGCGGCATTTCCGCGACTGGCTGGACGTGGAGCATGGCGTTAGCTTCAGCATGGAAGGAGCGCCGTTCGCCGAATCGATGCGGCGGGGCGAGGCGTTGCTGGAAGCGGAGGAGATGTGGCGGCTGCTGCACGGCTTCTTCGATACGGAAATGCCGCGACAGACCGCGATCGACGGCGCCGTTGAGGCGATGGTCGAACTGCAACGCCATGCCGATGTGGTGATCCTGACCAACCTGCAGGACCGTTACGGCGATGCGCGGCTGAAGCAGTTGCGTGCGTTCGGTCTGGACGTGCCGGTATACACCAACCAGGGGCCGAAGGGCGTGCGCATCCGGCAGATCGCAGAGGCGCACGGCGCGGCCCGCGCCATCTTCATCGACGATCTGGCGCAGCACCATGCCTCCGCCGCGGAGCATATGCCGGACATCACCCGGCTGCATTTCTGCGGCGAGCCGGCCATTGCTCCGCATGTCCCCTGCGCTCTTGTCGCCGGCCATGCGCATGCCCGGATCGACAACTGGGCCGAAGCGGTGCCATGGCTGATCGATCAGCTGCACACGAAGGAGCCCCGATGA
- a CDS encoding TIGR01244 family sulfur transferase yields MSAFVELEPGFCVSPQIDADDVKRAAESGFALIVNNRPDGEEDAQPTGADLAEQARCLGLIWVDIPVTHAGFSASQLERLAEALDDAAGPVLAYCRSGTRSTMLWALTKARAGRHPAELQERAAEAGYDLTALRPLLDQQAARAPGR; encoded by the coding sequence GTGAGCGCGTTTGTTGAACTGGAACCGGGCTTTTGCGTCAGCCCGCAGATCGATGCGGACGATGTGAAGCGGGCGGCGGAAAGCGGGTTCGCGCTGATCGTGAACAACCGCCCCGATGGCGAGGAGGACGCGCAGCCGACCGGCGCGGACTTGGCAGAGCAGGCGCGGTGCCTGGGTCTGATATGGGTCGATATTCCCGTGACCCATGCCGGCTTCTCCGCCTCTCAGCTGGAGCGTCTGGCCGAGGCGCTGGACGACGCTGCCGGACCGGTGCTCGCCTATTGCCGTTCCGGCACCCGCTCCACCATGTTGTGGGCGCTGACGAAAGCGCGCGCGGGGCGTCACCCGGCCGAATTGCAGGAGCGGGCGGCCGAGGCGGGTTACGATCTCACCGCCCTACGGCCGCTGCTGGATCAGCAGGCGGCCAGGGCGCCGGGCCGCTAG
- a CDS encoding cold-shock protein, translating into MGYEKGRRGRGRDKRDSFGEEGFDPFMSGGGDRFGGGDSWGGGGDRFGGGGDRFGGGGDRFGGGDRGGGGPRGGGFGGGPRGGGGFGGGPRGGGGAGGMPAQVVGAGQGKVKFFNAQKGFGFIQRDEGGADVFVHISQVERAGLTGLAEGQEVAFNLVDRGGKISAADLQISGDVIPVTDAAPRQQDSNPQRQLTGERASGTVKFFNAMKGFGFITRDDGKEDAFVHISAVERSGLPGINEGDRFEFDLEIDRRGKFSAVNLVPAQG; encoded by the coding sequence ATGGGTTACGAAAAAGGCCGTCGCGGCCGGGGACGCGACAAGCGGGATAGCTTCGGCGAAGAAGGTTTCGACCCGTTCATGAGCGGCGGCGGCGATCGCTTCGGTGGTGGCGACAGTTGGGGTGGCGGCGGTGACCGCTTCGGTGGTGGCGGCGATCGCTTCGGTGGTGGCGGTGACCGATTCGGCGGCGGTGATCGTGGCGGCGGTGGACCGCGTGGCGGCGGCTTCGGCGGCGGCCCGCGCGGTGGCGGCGGCTTCGGTGGCGGCCCACGTGGCGGCGGCGGCGCTGGTGGCATGCCTGCCCAGGTCGTCGGCGCCGGTCAGGGCAAGGTGAAGTTCTTCAATGCGCAGAAGGGCTTCGGCTTCATTCAGCGCGATGAGGGCGGCGCGGACGTGTTCGTGCACATCAGCCAAGTCGAACGCGCCGGGCTCACCGGCCTTGCCGAAGGGCAGGAGGTCGCCTTCAATCTCGTCGATCGTGGTGGCAAGATCTCCGCGGCGGATTTGCAGATCAGTGGTGACGTGATCCCGGTGACTGATGCCGCGCCGCGACAGCAGGACAGCAACCCGCAGCGTCAGCTGACCGGGGAACGCGCCAGCGGCACGGTCAAGTTCTTCAACGCCATGAAGGGCTTCGGCTTCATCACGCGCGACGATGGCAAGGAAGATGCCTTTGTCCACATCAGCGCCGTGGAACGCTCGGGTCTGCCCGGCATCAACGAGGGCGACCGGTTCGAATTCGATCTGGAGATCGATCGACGCGGCAAGTTCTCCGCGGTGAATTTGGTGCCCGCTCAGGGGTAA
- a CDS encoding RidA family protein — protein MTIHARLAELGLTLPKAAAPVASYVPVVVAGNIAYLSGQLPFIDGQLVTGRLGESVATEQGGDAARACGLMILAQLDAAGLLDRVERVVKLGAFVNSTADFTDQPKVANGASDLMVQVFGDAGKHARSAVGVPALPLGAAVEVDAVIALRD, from the coding sequence ATGACCATTCATGCCCGCCTCGCCGAACTCGGCCTCACGCTGCCCAAGGCGGCGGCGCCGGTCGCGTCTTATGTGCCTGTCGTGGTGGCCGGCAACATCGCCTACCTGTCCGGGCAGTTGCCGTTCATCGACGGGCAGCTGGTGACCGGCCGCCTGGGTGAGAGCGTCGCCACCGAACAGGGCGGCGATGCGGCGCGCGCCTGCGGGCTGATGATCCTGGCGCAACTGGATGCGGCCGGCCTGCTCGACCGGGTGGAGCGGGTGGTGAAGCTGGGCGCCTTCGTGAATTCGACGGCCGATTTCACCGACCAGCCCAAGGTCGCCAATGGCGCCTCCGACCTTATGGTTCAGGTGTTCGGCGATGCCGGCAAGCATGCCCGCAGCGCGGTTGGCGTGCCCGCCCTGCCGCTGGGGGCGGCGGTGGAAGTCGACGCGGTCATTGCATTGCGCGACTGA
- a CDS encoding 3-hydroxyacyl-CoA dehydrogenase NAD-binding domain-containing protein, with protein sequence METIGIIGAGQMGAGIAQVVAASGRRVILTDRDLAIAEQARAGIGKRLQRLVEKDKLGSADAEAALARIEPAGDYSPMANAALIIEAATENERIKQTIFADAAKVLAPDAVLASNTSSISITRMAAGVPDPARFIGLHFFNPVPVMGLVELIPGLATDPAVVDRMRAFAADLGKQVVMSRDAPGFIVNRVLMPMINEAVFVAGDGTASIADIDAGCRLGLNHPMGPLELADFIGLDTCLEIMRVLFTGTGDTKYRPAPLLVQYVDAGWLGKKTGRGFYDWTGAEKLPTR encoded by the coding sequence ATGGAAACGATCGGCATCATCGGGGCGGGCCAGATGGGCGCCGGGATCGCGCAGGTGGTCGCCGCCAGCGGCCGCCGCGTCATCCTGACCGATCGGGACCTCGCCATTGCCGAACAGGCGCGCGCCGGCATCGGCAAGCGGCTGCAGCGGCTGGTGGAGAAGGACAAGCTCGGCAGCGCCGATGCCGAGGCTGCGCTCGCCCGGATCGAACCGGCGGGTGATTACTCCCCCATGGCGAACGCCGCCCTCATCATCGAGGCCGCGACGGAGAACGAGCGGATCAAGCAGACGATCTTCGCCGATGCGGCAAAGGTCCTGGCGCCCGATGCGGTGCTGGCCAGCAACACCTCCTCCATCTCGATCACCCGCATGGCGGCGGGCGTGCCCGATCCGGCGCGATTCATCGGGCTGCATTTCTTCAACCCGGTGCCGGTGATGGGGCTGGTCGAGTTGATCCCGGGCCTCGCAACCGATCCGGCGGTCGTCGATCGCATGCGCGCCTTCGCCGCCGATCTGGGCAAGCAGGTGGTGATGAGCCGGGACGCGCCCGGCTTCATCGTCAACCGCGTGCTGATGCCGATGATCAACGAGGCAGTGTTCGTCGCTGGCGACGGCACCGCCAGCATCGCCGACATCGACGCCGGGTGCCGGCTGGGCCTCAATCACCCGATGGGCCCGCTGGAACTTGCGGACTTCATCGGGCTCGACACCTGTCTGGAGATCATGCGCGTGCTGTTCACCGGCACCGGCGACACCAAGTACCGGCCCGCGCCGCTGCTGGTGCAATATGTCGATGCCGGGTGGCTGGGAAAGAAGACCGGCCGCGGCTTCTACGACTGGACTGGTGCGGAGAAGCTGCCGACGCGCTGA
- a CDS encoding aminotransferase class I/II-fold pyridoxal phosphate-dependent enzyme, translated as MSEGVNEADRPEVIVGEGRDLFSKFDDVIGMRTALLDSGVTDPFNLVMERVLSPTRAICNGRDTILLGTYNYMGMTFDRDVVAAGKDALDQFGSGTTGSRVLNGTYQGHREVEQALREFYGMDGAMVFSTGYQANLGIISTMAGKGDYIVLDIDSHASIWDGCALGNAEVVPFKHNDLDAMEKRLRRIPEGAGKLVVLEGVYSMLGDIAPLKEMIAVAKKYDAMVLVDEAHSMGFIGPNGRGVAEDQGVLDDVDFVIGTFSKSVGTVGGFCVSNHPKFEILRLVCRPYVFTASLPPSVVATAATSIRKLMGGADKRERLWRNSRRLHAGLRAHGFTLGTKEAQSAIVAVIMPDLEKGAAMWEALLREGLYVNLARPPATPAGMTLLRCSLCAEHSEEEVETILGMFERAGRAVGIV; from the coding sequence ATGAGCGAGGGCGTGAACGAGGCGGATCGGCCAGAGGTGATCGTCGGCGAAGGCCGCGATCTGTTCAGCAAGTTTGATGACGTGATTGGCATGCGGACCGCGCTGCTGGACAGCGGGGTCACCGATCCGTTCAATCTGGTGATGGAACGGGTGCTCAGCCCGACACGCGCCATCTGCAACGGGCGCGACACAATCCTGCTCGGCACCTACAATTACATGGGCATGACCTTCGACCGGGACGTCGTCGCGGCGGGCAAGGATGCGCTGGACCAGTTCGGCAGCGGCACCACCGGCAGCCGCGTGCTGAACGGCACCTACCAGGGCCATCGGGAGGTCGAGCAGGCCCTGCGCGAGTTCTACGGCATGGACGGCGCCATGGTGTTCTCCACCGGGTACCAGGCCAATCTCGGCATCATCAGCACGATGGCGGGCAAGGGCGACTACATCGTCCTCGACATCGATAGTCATGCCAGCATCTGGGATGGATGTGCGCTCGGCAATGCGGAGGTCGTGCCATTCAAGCACAATGACCTGGACGCGATGGAGAAGCGCCTGCGCCGCATTCCCGAAGGCGCAGGCAAGCTGGTCGTGCTGGAAGGCGTTTATTCCATGCTAGGCGACATTGCTCCGCTCAAGGAGATGATTGCGGTCGCCAAGAAATACGACGCGATGGTGCTGGTGGACGAGGCGCATTCGATGGGCTTCATCGGCCCGAATGGTCGCGGTGTGGCCGAGGACCAGGGCGTGCTGGACGATGTAGATTTCGTGATCGGCACCTTTTCCAAGAGCGTCGGCACGGTTGGCGGTTTTTGTGTCAGCAACCATCCCAAGTTCGAGATCCTACGTTTGGTGTGCCGCCCCTACGTCTTCACCGCCAGCCTGCCGCCGTCGGTTGTGGCGACCGCGGCGACCAGCATCCGCAAGCTTATGGGCGGCGCGGACAAGCGTGAGCGGTTGTGGCGTAATTCGCGGCGGCTGCATGCCGGCCTCCGTGCACACGGTTTCACGCTCGGGACGAAGGAAGCGCAGAGCGCGATCGTCGCCGTGATCATGCCTGATCTGGAAAAGGGCGCCGCCATGTGGGAGGCGCTGCTGCGGGAGGGGCTGTACGTGAACCTTGCGCGTCCGCCAGCGACTCCGGCCGGCATGACGCTGCTGCGCTGCTCGCTGTGTGCCGAACATAGCGAGGAAGAGGTCGAGACAATCCTCGGCATGTTCGAACGCGCGGGCCGCGCGGTCGGGATCGTCTAG
- a CDS encoding GNAT family N-acetyltransferase, which translates to MPELVARLAPSFASLDPVQWDALAGRNPFVRHAFLLSLEESGSIGPRTGWSPAPIVLEDGEGTLLGAMPSCLKSHSQGEYVFDHAWADAWERAGGDYYPKLQIAAPFTPATGPRLLLRDDAHAAPLLRAAEQLCLQNGISGAHATFVEPAQLSLFEQAGWLARSDIQFHWENRGYATFDDFLGQLSSAKRKNLRKERARAQEGVDIRSFTGAAITEAHWDAFWVFYQDTGARKWGRPYLTREAFSLFGQRMADEMLLVFAYDDDEPIAGALNFIGPDALYGRYWGCTVDKPFLHFELCYYQAIDHAIARGLARVEAGAQGGHKLVRGYEPVQTWSMHFIADPGFRRAIADYLEQERAGIAADQLVLNARTPFRKV; encoded by the coding sequence ATGCCCGAACTGGTCGCCCGCCTCGCCCCCAGCTTTGCCTCGCTCGATCCGGTCCAGTGGGATGCGCTGGCCGGGCGCAACCCGTTCGTGCGCCACGCCTTCCTCCTCTCGCTGGAAGAATCAGGCAGCATCGGCCCGCGTACGGGATGGAGCCCGGCGCCAATCGTGCTGGAGGATGGCGAGGGCACGCTGCTGGGTGCCATGCCCTCCTGCCTGAAATCGCACAGCCAGGGCGAATATGTGTTCGACCATGCCTGGGCCGATGCGTGGGAGCGGGCGGGCGGCGACTATTATCCCAAGCTGCAGATCGCCGCGCCTTTCACCCCCGCCACCGGTCCGCGCCTGCTGCTGCGGGATGATGCCCATGCCGCCCCGCTGCTGCGCGCGGCCGAGCAATTGTGCCTGCAGAACGGCATCTCCGGCGCGCACGCGACCTTTGTGGAGCCTGCGCAACTGTCCCTGTTCGAACAGGCCGGCTGGCTGGCGCGCAGCGACATCCAGTTCCACTGGGAGAATCGCGGCTACGCCACCTTCGATGATTTCCTGGGGCAATTGTCCAGCGCCAAGCGCAAGAACCTGCGCAAGGAACGTGCACGCGCTCAGGAAGGCGTCGACATCCGAAGCTTTACCGGCGCGGCAATCACGGAGGCGCATTGGGACGCCTTCTGGGTGTTCTACCAGGACACCGGCGCGCGTAAATGGGGTCGCCCCTACCTGACGCGCGAGGCATTCAGCCTGTTCGGCCAGCGGATGGCTGACGAGATGCTGCTGGTCTTCGCCTATGATGATGACGAGCCGATTGCCGGCGCGCTGAACTTCATCGGCCCCGATGCGCTGTATGGCCGCTACTGGGGCTGTACGGTCGACAAGCCGTTCCTGCATTTCGAGCTGTGCTATTACCAGGCGATCGACCACGCCATTGCGCGCGGTCTGGCCCGGGTGGAGGCGGGCGCGCAGGGCGGGCACAAGCTGGTGCGCGGTTACGAGCCGGTGCAGACCTGGTCGATGCACTTCATTGCCGATCCCGGCTTCCGCCGCGCCATCGCCGATTACCTGGAGCAGGAGCGGGCCGGCATCGCCGCCGACCAGCTGGTGCTGAACGCGCGTACCCCGTTCCGCAAGGTTTGA
- the gluQRS gene encoding tRNA glutamyl-Q(34) synthetase GluQRS, whose protein sequence is MPVTRFAPSPNGPLHLGHALSAVVSHDLAGPDGTFLLRIEDIDGDRSRADLATTFRADLAWLGLRWREVPAQSTRIAAYRAAADRLRGLGLLYSCACTRSEIAASATIIGAEGPVYPGTCRDRPPDPALPAAWRLDVPAALRITGPLTWHDALAGEQQARPQLLGDVVLVRKDPSTPASYHLAATLDDAADGVTLVTRGADLFAATHIHRLLQALLDLPVPRWHHHALLAEPDGRKLAKRRGSPALADLRLAGEDGRALARSLRDGRFPAGLHLTRSVGCYP, encoded by the coding sequence GTGCCGGTCACCCGCTTCGCACCCAGCCCTAACGGCCCGCTCCATCTGGGCCATGCGCTGAGCGCGGTCGTTTCGCACGACCTCGCCGGGCCGGACGGCACCTTTCTGTTGCGAATCGAGGATATCGATGGCGATCGCTCCCGTGCGGATCTCGCCACCACCTTCCGCGCCGATCTCGCTTGGCTAGGCCTTCGCTGGCGGGAGGTGCCGGCACAGTCCACCCGCATCGCCGCCTATCGCGCCGCTGCCGACCGACTGCGCGGGTTGGGCCTGCTCTACTCCTGCGCCTGCACCCGCAGCGAGATCGCCGCATCCGCCACGATCATCGGCGCCGAAGGGCCGGTCTATCCCGGCACCTGCCGCGACCGCCCGCCCGATCCCGCGCTTCCTGCTGCCTGGCGACTCGATGTTCCGGCGGCGCTGCGGATCACCGGCCCGCTCACCTGGCATGACGCTCTCGCCGGCGAGCAGCAGGCGCGGCCCCAATTGCTCGGCGATGTGGTGCTGGTGCGCAAGGATCCCTCGACGCCCGCCAGTTATCATCTCGCCGCCACGCTGGACGACGCGGCGGATGGGGTCACGCTGGTTACACGCGGGGCCGACCTGTTCGCCGCAACCCACATCCACCGCCTGTTGCAGGCGCTGCTGGACCTGCCGGTTCCGCGCTGGCACCACCATGCGCTGCTTGCCGAACCAGACGGGCGCAAGCTGGCAAAGCGCCGCGGCTCCCCCGCGCTAGCCGACCTGCGGTTGGCGGGGGAGGATGGCCGCGCGCTCGCCAGGTCCCTGCGCGACGGGCGCTTTCCCGCTGGCCTGCATCTGACGCGAAGCGTAGGGTGCTATCCATGA
- a CDS encoding aspartyl/asparaginyl beta-hydroxylase domain-containing protein yields MPSDLQRSLAAGQEAARRGDVAAARAAYQAALDAAPGHAAAHNALGVLALNTGEPAEAERHFTAAADADPQAAELWINVATARRQQGDDAGERDALLRVLDRDRRHIGGIVRLAQLHERMGEQAQAVHRWNTLLRLTEGIADPAPQFAAVLDHARAAVTTGMRGFADFVTAGLAPDRATLGQSETRRFDACVDTLLGRRRIYVNECHGMHFPFLPAEEFFGREHFPWLPQLEGAFPAIRAEAKFLLAGDGAGLVPYVEEAPGAPPSRWSPLRGSPDWSVLYLRRFGQRHDDACARAPRTAALLESLPLADMPRRAPTAFFSILRPRTRLPAHSGVSNTRSIVHLPLIVPPGCGFRVGGETREWREGEAFVFDDTIEHEAWNDSGEPRVVLIFDVWNPYLTGTERDLLRRFMDVADASGFDPGTGGQVAD; encoded by the coding sequence TTGCCATCTGACCTGCAGCGATCGCTGGCCGCAGGTCAGGAAGCGGCACGCCGTGGTGACGTGGCCGCCGCGCGCGCGGCATACCAGGCGGCGCTGGACGCGGCGCCCGGTCATGCGGCGGCGCATAATGCGCTAGGCGTGCTGGCGCTGAACACCGGGGAGCCGGCGGAGGCGGAACGGCATTTCACCGCCGCCGCCGATGCGGACCCGCAGGCGGCCGAGCTGTGGATCAACGTCGCCACCGCACGCCGGCAGCAGGGCGACGATGCGGGGGAGCGTGATGCGCTGCTGCGCGTGCTCGACCGGGACCGGCGGCATATCGGCGGGATCGTCCGGCTGGCGCAATTGCACGAACGGATGGGTGAGCAGGCGCAGGCGGTGCATCGCTGGAACACGCTGCTGCGGCTGACCGAAGGGATCGCCGACCCCGCGCCGCAGTTCGCGGCCGTGCTGGACCATGCGCGCGCGGCGGTCACCACCGGGATGCGCGGCTTCGCCGATTTCGTGACGGCAGGTCTCGCCCCCGATCGCGCGACGTTGGGCCAGAGCGAGACCCGCCGGTTCGATGCCTGCGTCGATACGCTGCTGGGGCGGCGGCGCATCTACGTCAACGAATGCCACGGCATGCACTTCCCGTTCCTGCCGGCGGAGGAGTTCTTCGGGCGCGAGCACTTCCCCTGGCTGCCGCAACTGGAAGGGGCGTTCCCCGCCATCCGGGCGGAGGCGAAGTTCCTGCTGGCCGGAGATGGCGCAGGGCTTGTCCCGTATGTGGAGGAGGCACCGGGCGCTCCTCCCAGCCGGTGGAGTCCCTTGCGCGGATCGCCGGACTGGAGCGTGCTGTATCTGCGGCGCTTCGGGCAGCGGCACGACGATGCCTGCGCGCGCGCGCCGCGCACCGCCGCCCTGCTGGAGAGTCTGCCGCTCGCCGACATGCCGCGCAGGGCACCGACCGCGTTCTTCTCCATCCTGCGTCCGCGCACCCGGCTGCCCGCGCATAGCGGCGTCAGCAACACCCGCAGCATCGTCCACCTGCCGCTGATCGTGCCGCCCGGCTGCGGGTTCCGGGTGGGCGGGGAGACGCGCGAGTGGCGTGAGGGCGAGGCGTTCGTCTTTGACGACACGATCGAGCACGAGGCGTGGAATGACAGTGGCGAGCCGCGCGTCGTACTGATCTTCGATGTCTGGAACCCATATCTGACCGGGACGGAGCGTGATCTGCTGCGCCGGTTCATGGACGTGGCCGATGCCAGCGGGTTCGATCCCGGCACCGGCGGGCAGGTGGCGGACTGA
- a CDS encoding acyl carrier protein, with translation MDRAAIDSRIRTLIEPFNKKDVTITDATTFAGDLEFDSLTVMDFVAAIEDEFDIIISMNQQAEIENYGQLVDAVCKLTGDAA, from the coding sequence ATGGACCGCGCCGCCATCGACAGCCGTATCAGGACGCTGATCGAACCGTTCAACAAGAAGGATGTCACGATTACCGACGCGACGACCTTTGCCGGCGACCTGGAATTCGACAGCCTGACCGTGATGGATTTCGTCGCTGCGATCGAGGACGAGTTCGACATCATCATCAGCATGAACCAACAGGCCGAGATCGAGAACTACGGGCAGCTCGTCGATGCCGTCTGCAAGCTCACCGGGGATGCCGCCTGA
- a CDS encoding DUF3572 family protein: MLRTPSSEPRDAAELALEALGWLLADSLRAQRFLDLTGLTPDSLRGSLHHCATQAAVLDFLAAHEPDLEAAADSLGIAPQELAAARARLAC; the protein is encoded by the coding sequence GTGCTGCGCACCCCATCATCCGAACCACGCGACGCGGCCGAACTGGCGCTGGAGGCGCTCGGCTGGCTGCTGGCGGACAGCCTGCGGGCGCAGCGCTTCCTCGACCTAACCGGCCTTACGCCGGATTCGCTGCGCGGGTCTCTGCATCACTGCGCCACGCAGGCGGCCGTGCTGGATTTCCTGGCAGCGCATGAGCCTGATCTAGAAGCGGCCGCCGATTCGCTGGGCATCGCGCCTCAGGAACTTGCTGCCGCACGCGCACGGCTTGCCTGCTGA